A window of the Cynocephalus volans isolate mCynVol1 chromosome 10, mCynVol1.pri, whole genome shotgun sequence genome harbors these coding sequences:
- the ATPAF2 gene encoding ATP synthase mitochondrial F1 complex assembly factor 2 isoform X1: MWRSCLRLRDGGRRLLDRAPGGRTASVGPGLSPQSPARAYAPPTERKRFYQNVSITQSEGGFEINLDHRKLKTPQAKLFTVPSEALAIAVATEWDSQQDTIKFYTMHLTTLCNTSLDNPTQRNKDQLIRATVKFLDTDTICYRVEEPETLVELQKNEWDPIIEWAEKRYGVDIGSSTSIMGPSIPAKTREVLVSHLASYNMWALQGIEFVVTQLKSMVLTLGLIDLRLTVEQAVLLSRLEEEYQIQKWGNIEWAHDYELQELRARTAAGTLFVHLCSESTTVKHKLLQE; encoded by the exons ATGTGGAGGAGCTGCCTCCGGCTGCGGGACGGGGGTCGCCGCCTCCTGGACCGGGCGCCGGGTGGCCGCACCGCCTCCGTGGGGCCAGGGCTATCCCCGCAGTCCCCAGCCCGGGCCTATGCACCCCCGACAG AAAGGAAGAGGTTTTATCAGAATGTCAGCATCACACAGAGTGAAG GAGGCTTTGAGATAAACCTCGACCACAGGAAGTTGAAAACTCCCCAAGCCAAGCTCTTTACCGTCCCCAGCGAGGCCCTGGCCATCGCGGTGGCCACTGAATGGGACTCCCAGCAGGATACCATCAAGTTCTACACCATGCATCTG ACCACATTGTGCAACACATCCTTGGACAATCCAACCCAGAGAAACAAGGATCAGCTAATCCGGGCGACTGTGAAGTTTCTGGACACTGACACCATCTG CTACAGGGTGGAAGAGCCAGAGACATTAGTGGAACTTCAAAAGAATGAGTGGGATCCAATCATAGAATGGGCCGAGAAAAG ATACGGAGTGGACATCGGCTCCTCCACCAGCATAATGGGACCCAGCATCCCTGCCAAGACTCGGGAGGTGCTTGTCAGCCACCTGGCATCTTACAATATGTGGGCCCTACAAG GGATTGAGTTTGTAGTGACCCAGCTCAAGTCCATGGTGCTGACCTTGGGTCTGATTGACCTGCGCCTGACAGTAGAGCAGGCTGTGCTGCTGTCACGCTTGGAGGAGGAGTACCAG ATCCAGAAGTGGGGCAACATTGAGTGGGCCCACGACTACGAGCTGCAGGAGCTGCGGGCCCGCACTGCTGCTGGCACCCTTTTTGTCCACCTCTGCTCTGAGAGCACCACGGTCAAGCACAAGCTCCTGCAGGAGTGA
- the ATPAF2 gene encoding ATP synthase mitochondrial F1 complex assembly factor 2 isoform X2, producing MWRSCLRLRDGGRRLLDRAPGGRTASVGPGLSPQSPARAYAPPTERKRFYQNVSITQSEGGFEINLDHRKLKTPQAKLFTVPSEALAIAVATEWDSQQDTIKFYTMHLTTLCNTSLDNPTQRNKDQLIRATVKFLDTDTICYRVEEPETLVELQKNEWDPIIEWAEKRYGVDIGSSTSIMGPSIPAKTREVLVSHLASYNMWALQGIEFVVTQLKSMVLTLGLIDLRLTVEQAVLLSRLEEEYQVSPRSNGLSPMAHLDICCPWLGTSRWGNSHVINRTTLFVFFSP from the exons ATGTGGAGGAGCTGCCTCCGGCTGCGGGACGGGGGTCGCCGCCTCCTGGACCGGGCGCCGGGTGGCCGCACCGCCTCCGTGGGGCCAGGGCTATCCCCGCAGTCCCCAGCCCGGGCCTATGCACCCCCGACAG AAAGGAAGAGGTTTTATCAGAATGTCAGCATCACACAGAGTGAAG GAGGCTTTGAGATAAACCTCGACCACAGGAAGTTGAAAACTCCCCAAGCCAAGCTCTTTACCGTCCCCAGCGAGGCCCTGGCCATCGCGGTGGCCACTGAATGGGACTCCCAGCAGGATACCATCAAGTTCTACACCATGCATCTG ACCACATTGTGCAACACATCCTTGGACAATCCAACCCAGAGAAACAAGGATCAGCTAATCCGGGCGACTGTGAAGTTTCTGGACACTGACACCATCTG CTACAGGGTGGAAGAGCCAGAGACATTAGTGGAACTTCAAAAGAATGAGTGGGATCCAATCATAGAATGGGCCGAGAAAAG ATACGGAGTGGACATCGGCTCCTCCACCAGCATAATGGGACCCAGCATCCCTGCCAAGACTCGGGAGGTGCTTGTCAGCCACCTGGCATCTTACAATATGTGGGCCCTACAAG GGATTGAGTTTGTAGTGACCCAGCTCAAGTCCATGGTGCTGACCTTGGGTCTGATTGACCTGCGCCTGACAGTAGAGCAGGCTGTGCTGCTGTCACGCTTGGAGGAGGAGTACCAG GTGTCACCAAGGTCAAACGGCTTATCTCCTATGGCACATCTTGATATCTGCTGCCCATGGTTGGGAACCTCACGCTGGGGAAACAGTCATGTCATCAACAGGACAACTCTATTTGTGTTCTTCAGCCCTTAG